The Vibrio navarrensis genome has a segment encoding these proteins:
- a CDS encoding amino acid ABC transporter permease: MRVHQFQPNLPPPANTVGIIGWLRKNLFNGPINSIVTVILAYFALSALWHIVDWAIISADWSGLTRDDCTREGACWVFISVRWEQFMYGFYPQAELWRPRLFYASLAIFTVLLAYEKTPKRTWIWLFFVNIYPFIIAALLYGGIFGLEVVETHKWGGLLVTLIIALVGIVVSLPIGVALALGRRSDMPIIRSMCTVYIEVWRGVPLITVLFMASVMLPLFLSEGSETDKLIRALIGVVMFSAAYMAEVVRGGLQAIPKGQYEAADALGLSYWKKTGLIILPQALKITIPSIVNTFIGLFKDTSLVLIIGMFDVLGIGQAANTDPEWLGFATESYVFVALVFWVFCFGMSRYSIWLENKLHTGHKR, from the coding sequence ATGCGAGTACATCAATTTCAACCGAATCTGCCGCCGCCAGCAAACACTGTGGGGATTATTGGTTGGCTGCGAAAAAACCTGTTTAATGGCCCCATTAACTCGATTGTCACCGTCATTCTGGCCTATTTTGCACTGTCAGCACTTTGGCATATCGTGGATTGGGCGATCATCAGCGCCGATTGGTCTGGTTTAACCAGAGACGACTGCACACGCGAAGGGGCATGCTGGGTATTTATCAGCGTTCGCTGGGAACAGTTTATGTATGGCTTCTACCCTCAAGCTGAGTTGTGGCGCCCTCGCCTTTTCTATGCGTCTTTAGCAATTTTCACTGTGCTTTTAGCTTATGAAAAAACACCAAAACGTACTTGGATTTGGCTCTTTTTCGTCAACATCTACCCATTTATTATCGCTGCGCTGCTATACGGTGGCATATTTGGCCTAGAAGTGGTCGAAACCCATAAATGGGGAGGCTTGTTAGTCACACTGATCATTGCACTGGTTGGCATCGTTGTTTCACTGCCTATTGGCGTCGCCTTGGCACTAGGAAGACGCTCAGATATGCCGATTATTCGCAGTATGTGTACCGTCTATATCGAGGTATGGCGTGGGGTGCCGCTGATTACCGTACTATTCATGGCGTCAGTCATGCTACCTCTGTTCTTGTCTGAAGGCTCTGAGACAGACAAACTGATCCGTGCATTGATAGGCGTGGTCATGTTCAGCGCAGCCTATATGGCAGAAGTGGTTCGTGGTGGTTTGCAAGCCATTCCCAAAGGCCAATATGAAGCGGCTGATGCGCTTGGTTTGAGCTACTGGAAGAAAACGGGGCTGATTATTCTTCCTCAGGCACTGAAGATTACTATCCCCTCAATCGTGAACACCTTTATCGGGCTTTTCAAAGACACCAGCCTGGTACTCATCATCGGCATGTTCGATGTGTTAGGCATCGGGCAAGCAGCCAATACTGACCCCGAATGGCTCGGTTTTGCAACCGAAAGTTATG
- a CDS encoding amino acid ABC transporter permease — MKPDNKSLSTGAGKPASGTNLFYNPTFRSVLFQILAILALVFFFYTIVNNALTNLESRGIATGFDFLSQEAGFGIGLTLIEYDETHSYGTTFIVGLLNTALVSFLGIIVATFLGFVIGIARLSTNWLVSRFAAVYIETFRNIPLLLQIFFWYFAVLQALPSPRESISLGEYVFLNVRGLFFPKPIFESGSAFVFAALISGVLATIFIGIWAKNKQKLSGQQTPMGRIAFSLVIVLPVLVYFIAGSPIAFEYPELKGFNFRGGISIIPELAALLVALSIYTAAFIAEIVRSGINAVNHGQTEAAMSLGLPRARTLKLVIIPQALRIIIPPLTSQYLNLTKNSSLAMAIGYPDLVSVFAGTTLNQTGQAIEIIAMTMAVYLTLSLLTSALMNLYNKKVALVER, encoded by the coding sequence ATGAAACCCGACAATAAATCACTTTCCACAGGAGCTGGAAAGCCAGCTTCGGGCACCAATTTGTTTTACAACCCCACTTTTCGCTCGGTGCTGTTTCAGATCCTAGCCATACTGGCTCTGGTCTTCTTCTTTTACACCATAGTAAACAACGCACTCACCAACTTGGAGTCACGCGGTATCGCAACGGGTTTTGACTTTTTAAGTCAAGAAGCCGGATTCGGTATCGGTCTCACTTTGATTGAGTATGACGAGACCCACTCTTACGGTACGACGTTTATTGTAGGTTTACTTAATACAGCGTTAGTATCGTTTCTTGGTATTATCGTTGCGACTTTTCTCGGATTTGTTATCGGCATCGCACGTTTGTCAACAAACTGGTTAGTAAGCCGTTTTGCCGCCGTCTATATCGAGACCTTTCGTAATATTCCGCTGCTGTTGCAGATCTTCTTCTGGTACTTTGCGGTCTTACAGGCGCTTCCGTCACCAAGGGAAAGCATCAGCTTAGGCGAATATGTTTTCCTCAACGTAAGAGGACTGTTTTTCCCCAAACCGATCTTTGAATCGGGCAGTGCATTCGTCTTCGCCGCTTTAATTTCTGGTGTGTTGGCGACTATTTTTATTGGTATTTGGGCGAAAAACAAACAAAAGCTCAGTGGTCAACAAACCCCGATGGGTCGCATCGCCTTTTCTTTAGTGATAGTGCTACCAGTATTAGTTTACTTTATTGCTGGCTCGCCAATTGCGTTTGAATATCCTGAACTCAAAGGCTTTAACTTTCGTGGTGGCATCAGCATTATTCCTGAACTAGCTGCTTTACTGGTCGCTCTCAGTATCTATACTGCGGCGTTTATTGCCGAAATTGTTCGCTCGGGCATTAATGCCGTTAACCATGGTCAGACTGAAGCCGCGATGTCTCTAGGCTTACCTCGAGCGCGCACTTTAAAGCTGGTTATCATCCCTCAAGCGCTGAGAATTATTATTCCGCCGCTGACTAGCCAGTACTTGAACCTGACCAAAAACTCCTCACTTGCTATGGCGATTGGTTATCCTGACTTGGTCTCTGTCTTTGCAGGTACAACATTGAACCAAACCGGACAAGCGATTGAGATCATTGCGATGACCATGGCGGTTTATCTGACGTTAAGTCTTTTAACTTCAGCCTTGATGAACCTTTACAACAAAAAAGTTGCCCTGGTGGAGAGATAA
- a CDS encoding amino acid ABC transporter substrate-binding protein gives MANKLTVLASVVAASTAVMSSNAFAADSTLDKVTKQGYLACGVSTGLPGFSNPNAKGEWEGIDVEYCQAIAAAVLGDKTKVKYVPLTAKERFTALQSGEIDVLSRNTTWTLHRDTALGLNFVGVNYYDGQGFMVKKELGIKSAKELDGASVCVQSGTTTELNLADYFRNSGMKYKPVVFDTAAQTSKGFDAGRCDVLTTDQSGLYALRLNLENPSSAVVLPEIISKEPLGPVVRQGDDQWFNIAKWTLNAMINAEEYGITSQNAEQMLKSDDPNIKRILGVDGPKGKGLGIRDDWGYQVVKQVGNYGESFERTVGMGSPLQIARGVNALWNAGGFMYAPPIR, from the coding sequence ATGGCAAATAAATTAACGGTTCTTGCTTCCGTCGTAGCGGCTTCTACTGCAGTTATGTCGTCAAATGCATTTGCAGCAGATAGCACATTGGATAAAGTCACTAAACAAGGTTATTTGGCTTGTGGTGTGAGTACTGGTCTCCCAGGCTTCTCTAACCCTAATGCAAAGGGTGAATGGGAAGGTATCGACGTAGAATATTGTCAAGCCATCGCCGCTGCTGTACTGGGTGATAAAACAAAAGTTAAGTATGTTCCACTCACCGCGAAAGAGCGTTTTACTGCATTGCAATCTGGCGAGATCGATGTTCTTTCTCGCAACACCACTTGGACACTGCATCGCGACACAGCATTGGGGCTTAACTTTGTCGGCGTAAACTATTACGACGGTCAAGGCTTCATGGTGAAAAAAGAGTTAGGAATCAAGAGTGCAAAAGAGTTGGATGGCGCTTCCGTGTGCGTTCAATCGGGTACAACAACCGAGCTAAACTTGGCAGACTACTTCCGCAACAGCGGTATGAAGTACAAACCTGTTGTATTTGATACTGCAGCGCAAACTTCCAAAGGCTTTGACGCTGGTCGTTGTGACGTGTTAACCACTGACCAATCAGGTCTGTACGCGCTGCGTCTCAACCTAGAGAACCCAAGCTCAGCGGTTGTACTGCCTGAGATCATTTCCAAAGAACCCCTTGGCCCTGTTGTTCGTCAAGGTGACGACCAGTGGTTCAACATCGCGAAATGGACTCTAAATGCAATGATCAACGCCGAGGAATACGGCATTACATCCCAAAACGCAGAGCAAATGCTTAAATCTGACGATCCAAACATCAAACGTATTTTGGGTGTCGATGGTCCGAAAGGCAAAGGTTTAGGCATCCGTGACGACTGGGGCTACCAAGTTGTCAAACAAGTAGGTAACTACGGCGAAAGCTTCGAACGCACTGTAGGTATGGGTTCACCACTGCAGATCGCTCGTGGCGTTAACGCCCTTTGGAATGCCGGCGGCTTTATGTACGCGCCACCAATCCGTTAA
- a CDS encoding precorrin-2 dehydrogenase/sirohydrochlorin ferrochelatase family protein — MRYFPLFMDLENKPVLVVGGGEVASRKIEALLKAGAKVTIVSPSLVEELLDVVKSGECYWLKSFYSSELINRHYVQVWATTDNPELNHQVYRDAKAHNVLVNVVDDKPYCDFITPSMINRGRIQIAISSGGSSPVLIRNIRESLEALLPQNLSLLADFAESKRSAIKSLLPSVEERRVFWEQFFARNDVQEAKNNRQLEQVFSEATRSPFEQGCQCVWIRCSEDVELLPIKALRYMQKAEMVLYWSELEKGFLEMVRRDANRRSYSDSAQLAEMVNQSRGEYRNLCILFPKSSQAFNFMQGADLVI, encoded by the coding sequence ATGCGATATTTTCCTCTTTTCATGGATCTGGAAAACAAACCTGTGCTCGTTGTTGGTGGTGGCGAGGTAGCAAGCCGAAAGATTGAAGCGTTGCTGAAAGCGGGTGCTAAAGTGACGATTGTCTCTCCAAGCCTAGTTGAAGAGCTGCTGGATGTGGTGAAAAGCGGAGAGTGCTATTGGCTGAAGAGCTTTTACTCTTCTGAATTAATTAACCGGCATTACGTCCAAGTGTGGGCGACGACGGATAACCCCGAGCTCAATCATCAGGTTTACCGTGACGCGAAAGCCCACAATGTGTTGGTCAACGTGGTGGATGACAAACCGTATTGCGACTTTATTACTCCGTCTATGATCAACCGTGGTCGGATCCAAATTGCGATTTCCAGTGGCGGCTCGTCGCCTGTACTTATTCGTAATATTCGCGAGTCACTGGAAGCACTATTGCCGCAAAATTTGAGCTTATTGGCCGACTTTGCAGAGTCAAAACGCAGTGCGATCAAGTCTTTACTGCCAAGTGTTGAGGAACGTCGAGTCTTCTGGGAGCAATTTTTTGCTCGAAATGATGTACAAGAGGCAAAAAACAATCGTCAATTGGAACAAGTGTTTTCTGAAGCAACTCGCTCACCGTTTGAGCAAGGTTGTCAATGTGTTTGGATACGTTGTAGCGAGGATGTCGAACTCCTGCCTATTAAAGCACTGCGTTATATGCAAAAAGCAGAGATGGTGCTGTATTGGTCTGAGCTTGAGAAGGGATTTTTGGAAATGGTGCGGCGTGATGCGAACCGACGCAGCTATAGCGATTCCGCACAGTTAGCCGAAATGGTAAACCAAAGCCGAGGCGAATACCGTAACCTGTGCATTCTGTTTCCTAAGAGCAGTCAGGCATTTAATTTTATGCAAGGAGCGGATTTGGTTATCTAG
- a CDS encoding YajQ family cyclic di-GMP-binding protein — protein MPSFDIVSEIDIVELRNAVDNSNRELSTRFDFRNVKASFELVEETVKVSAEGDFQLKQMRDILRGHLAKRGVDANSMDAKQSEQTGKNWHQDIVFLQGIDTPMAKKIVKLIKDSKMKVQASIQGDKVRVTGKKRDDLQEAIAAIRAAELGQPFQFNNFRD, from the coding sequence ATGCCGTCATTTGACATTGTTTCTGAAATCGACATCGTTGAATTGCGTAACGCAGTAGATAACTCAAACCGTGAACTTTCTACTCGTTTTGATTTTCGCAACGTAAAAGCCAGTTTTGAGCTGGTTGAGGAAACGGTGAAAGTTTCCGCTGAAGGTGATTTTCAGCTCAAACAGATGCGCGACATTTTGCGTGGACATCTTGCAAAACGTGGAGTTGACGCCAATTCGATGGATGCCAAACAATCCGAACAAACTGGCAAAAACTGGCATCAGGACATTGTGTTTCTGCAAGGTATTGACACTCCAATGGCGAAAAAGATCGTTAAGCTGATTAAAGACTCCAAGATGAAAGTTCAGGCGTCAATTCAAGGTGACAAAGTTCGTGTGACTGGTAAAAAGCGGGACGACCTGCAAGAAGCGATCGCCGCGATTCGTGCCGCAGAGCTAGGGCAACCTTTCCAGTTCAATAACTTTCGCGACTAA
- a CDS encoding 3-deoxy-7-phosphoheptulonate synthase: MPLKTDELRTQPLGPMPTPAELSSAHPITDDVAERIAQSRRQIEDILTGKDNRLLVIVGPCSVHDTDAAIDYAKRLSQIQDQYRNELFIVMRTYFEKPRTVVGWKGLITDPNLDGSYALEAGLHKARKLLLDINKLGLATATEFLDMITGQYIADLITWGAIGARTTESQIHREMASALSCPVGFKNGTNGNVKIAIDAIRASKASHYFYSPDKNGRMTVYRTSGNPFGHIILRGGDTGPNFDAQSVENACKALAEFDLPQRLIVDFSHANCEKQHRKQLDVAKDICAQIRAGSTYVAGIMAESFIEEGNQPMTDLNNLHYGQSITDPCLGWADTEQMLELLAQAVKESR; this comes from the coding sequence ATGCCACTAAAAACCGATGAATTGAGAACCCAACCTCTGGGTCCAATGCCTACCCCTGCAGAGCTGAGCAGTGCACATCCAATCACTGATGATGTGGCAGAACGAATCGCTCAGTCACGTAGACAAATTGAAGATATTTTGACAGGAAAAGACAACCGTCTTCTGGTGATTGTCGGCCCTTGTTCGGTGCACGATACCGACGCGGCGATCGACTATGCCAAACGTCTCAGCCAAATTCAGGATCAATATCGCAACGAGCTATTCATTGTGATGCGTACCTACTTCGAAAAGCCTCGTACTGTAGTGGGCTGGAAAGGGCTGATCACCGACCCGAACTTAGACGGCTCTTACGCGCTAGAAGCCGGCCTTCACAAGGCAAGAAAACTGCTATTGGATATCAACAAACTTGGCTTGGCAACAGCAACCGAGTTTCTTGACATGATCACAGGTCAATACATCGCGGACCTCATCACTTGGGGCGCTATTGGGGCAAGAACCACAGAGTCTCAAATCCATCGAGAAATGGCTTCAGCCCTCTCCTGTCCAGTTGGGTTTAAGAATGGCACAAACGGTAACGTGAAAATCGCGATAGATGCCATTCGCGCGTCCAAGGCTTCTCACTACTTCTACTCGCCTGACAAAAATGGCCGCATGACCGTCTACCGCACCAGCGGTAACCCATTTGGACACATTATCTTACGTGGTGGTGACACTGGGCCAAACTTCGATGCACAGTCGGTAGAAAATGCGTGTAAAGCGCTGGCCGAATTTGATTTGCCGCAGCGCCTCATCGTTGACTTTAGCCATGCCAACTGTGAGAAGCAGCACCGTAAACAGCTCGATGTCGCGAAAGACATTTGCGCTCAAATTCGCGCGGGCAGCACTTACGTGGCAGGTATTATGGCTGAAAGCTTTATTGAAGAAGGCAACCAGCCAATGACAGATTTGAACAATCTGCATTACGGCCAATCCATTACTGACCCATGTTTAGGCTGGGCAGATACCGAACAGATGCTGGAGCTTTTAGCTCAAGCGGTAAAAGAAAGCAGATAA
- a CDS encoding putative PEP-binding protein, producing the protein MEHFVQGSIHPALSLNFVLPQSAEKNSKRIYFSTSAWYRSQSLPANEWVSWLQPRLSDETEGPLCVRVSLSDLTLPEYAFLGMVQTDCMEANPLMGARGVSRFCDMNYKPIFAVECDAIKQLRAQGVDVEVVVPFVRTLADAATIIDLLAEQGLPRGLQGLKVIFSIDTPSAALLSDKLLHYFDGLAINIENLAQFTLAVDQSNPSHLHAYDVQNDAVLELVQKSVKSAVTVNKPALVLLSNLDKWPRLQQALLDMDSVELFHF; encoded by the coding sequence ATGGAGCATTTTGTTCAGGGAAGCATTCATCCCGCACTGAGTTTGAATTTTGTTTTGCCGCAATCGGCAGAAAAAAATTCAAAGCGTATCTATTTTTCCACTTCGGCTTGGTATCGCAGCCAAAGCTTGCCAGCCAATGAGTGGGTTTCCTGGCTACAACCTAGATTGTCAGATGAAACCGAAGGGCCACTTTGTGTCAGAGTGAGTCTAAGTGACTTAACCTTGCCAGAATACGCCTTTTTAGGCATGGTTCAAACGGACTGCATGGAAGCTAACCCTTTGATGGGAGCTCGCGGAGTGTCGCGTTTTTGCGATATGAATTACAAACCTATTTTTGCGGTAGAGTGCGATGCAATCAAGCAGTTGCGTGCACAGGGAGTGGACGTTGAGGTCGTCGTCCCTTTTGTACGCACCTTAGCGGATGCGGCGACCATTATCGACTTACTTGCCGAACAAGGCTTGCCACGTGGTTTGCAGGGGTTGAAAGTGATTTTTAGTATTGATACGCCCTCTGCCGCACTGCTGAGCGACAAACTGCTGCACTATTTTGATGGGTTGGCGATCAATATCGAAAATTTGGCTCAGTTCACGCTTGCCGTCGACCAAAGCAATCCATCACATCTACATGCTTACGATGTGCAAAATGATGCGGTACTGGAACTGGTGCAAAAATCGGTAAAATCCGCAGTCACTGTCAATAAACCCGCTTTAGTTTTGTTGTCGAATCTGGATAAATGGCCGCGTTTACAACAGGCATTGCTTGATATGGACTCCGTCGAGTTATTCCACTTCTAA
- a CDS encoding PaaI family thioesterase yields the protein MLSPIQKANLYLNMFGFTKVPLIWLCRPKIIAINEKMVEVKIPLRKRTKNHLNSMYFGALAVGADVAGGFLAMSKASNQGEKISLAFKGVKAEFLKRPEADVHFVCHDGDVIDRMLQQTLETGERVNHDVRITALCPTLHGSEPMAQFDLTLSIKKCS from the coding sequence ATGCTCAGCCCAATTCAAAAAGCCAATCTCTATCTGAACATGTTCGGTTTTACTAAAGTACCGTTGATCTGGCTCTGTCGGCCGAAAATCATCGCCATTAATGAAAAAATGGTGGAGGTCAAAATCCCGCTGCGTAAGCGAACTAAAAATCATCTAAACAGTATGTATTTTGGTGCGTTGGCGGTGGGTGCTGACGTGGCTGGCGGTTTCCTTGCTATGAGCAAAGCGAGCAATCAAGGGGAAAAAATTTCGCTGGCTTTCAAAGGCGTGAAAGCGGAATTTCTCAAACGGCCAGAGGCAGACGTGCACTTTGTCTGTCACGATGGGGATGTGATTGACCGCATGTTGCAACAAACGCTTGAAACGGGTGAGCGAGTCAATCATGATGTGCGTATTACCGCGTTATGTCCCACTTTGCACGGGAGCGAGCCGATGGCGCAATTTGATCTGACACTCTCTATCAAAAAGTGTTCCTGA
- a CDS encoding CvfB family protein — protein MIKVGQINNLEVIKRTEFGVFLDGDEYGSVMLPNRHAPQECQVGDKLDVFLYFDSDNHLAATTETPIAQVGEWGLMRVEGVNSTGAFVNWGIKEKDLLVPYSEQRGRLSAGQSILVYVYSDKASGRIVGTTKFNKLLDKTPANYSQNQEVELIIAEHSQLGYKAIVNGAHWGMIFPSDVFGKLFIGKKLKGFVKSIREDGKIDLALQKVGVAKMDDLSEKVVQLLQKKDGFLALNDKSSPEEIFAAFRTSKGTFKKTIGGLYKSGVITIEPDGIRLVK, from the coding sequence ATGATTAAAGTTGGTCAAATTAACAACTTAGAAGTAATAAAACGCACCGAATTTGGTGTTTTCCTCGATGGGGATGAGTATGGCAGCGTGATGTTGCCAAATCGACATGCGCCGCAAGAGTGCCAAGTTGGCGACAAACTGGATGTGTTTCTCTATTTTGATTCTGATAATCACCTTGCTGCGACTACGGAGACGCCAATTGCTCAGGTGGGCGAGTGGGGCTTGATGAGAGTGGAAGGCGTGAATAGCACTGGCGCTTTTGTCAATTGGGGCATCAAAGAGAAGGATCTGCTGGTTCCTTACAGTGAACAGCGTGGCCGCCTAAGCGCGGGGCAAAGCATCTTGGTGTATGTCTATTCAGACAAAGCGTCTGGCCGCATTGTTGGTACGACGAAATTCAACAAGTTACTGGACAAAACACCTGCCAATTATTCACAAAACCAAGAAGTTGAGCTGATCATTGCAGAGCACAGCCAACTGGGGTACAAGGCGATTGTTAATGGTGCCCATTGGGGCATGATTTTCCCATCGGATGTGTTTGGAAAGCTGTTCATTGGCAAAAAGCTCAAAGGTTTTGTAAAAAGCATTCGTGAAGATGGCAAGATTGATCTCGCTTTGCAAAAAGTGGGCGTGGCCAAAATGGATGATTTGTCAGAGAAAGTGGTGCAACTGCTACAAAAGAAAGACGGTTTTTTGGCCTTGAACGACAAATCTTCCCCGGAAGAGATCTTCGCTGCGTTTCGTACCAGCAAGGGGACGTTTAAGAAAACCATTGGCGGCTTGTATAAGAGTGGCGTTATTACGATCGAGCCCGATGGCATTCGTTTAGTGAAATAA
- the rsmF gene encoding 16S rRNA (cytosine(1407)-C(5))-methyltransferase RsmF has product MHSNVYLPDTFLEKIKSILPTGLNMADFIAYCQQPLRKSIRVNTLKISVDAFLQRAKEKGWQLAPIPWCESGFWIIADESDVPLGNSAEHMAGLFYIQEASSMLPVSALFMHQENYASVLDTAAAPGSKTTQMAALMNNQGILVANEYSASRVKVLHANIERCGVRNAALSNFDGRVFGGWLPESFDAVLLDAPCSGEGTVRKDEDAMKNWSQASVVEIAATQRDLIESAFQALKPGGVMVYSTCTLSTEENQQVCHHLKNTFGAAVEFESLSSLFDGAEKALTEEGFLHVFPQVYDSEGFFVARIRKHHSVEAPSVHKKLGKFPFTKASKKEHATIEKALSDDLGIALPSDSTIWLRERDVWLFPDALEPMLGELRFSRMGIKLAETHKHGFRWQHQVATSLATGSEKSVFDLNTEQAREWFMGRDIYPENHSGKGEVIVRYSDAVIGLGKWVSNRIKNGLPRELVRDGNLF; this is encoded by the coding sequence GTGCATTCTAACGTCTACCTTCCAGACACGTTTCTGGAAAAAATCAAATCCATCCTTCCTACTGGCTTAAACATGGCGGACTTTATCGCTTACTGTCAGCAGCCATTGCGTAAAAGCATTCGCGTTAATACTTTAAAAATTTCAGTCGACGCTTTTTTACAGCGCGCCAAAGAAAAAGGTTGGCAACTCGCTCCTATACCTTGGTGTGAAAGCGGATTCTGGATTATCGCCGACGAGAGTGATGTTCCTCTTGGCAACAGCGCGGAACACATGGCTGGCCTGTTCTACATACAAGAAGCAAGCTCTATGTTGCCAGTCAGCGCACTGTTTATGCATCAGGAAAACTACGCCAGTGTCCTCGACACGGCCGCCGCGCCAGGTTCTAAAACCACTCAAATGGCGGCACTGATGAACAACCAAGGTATTTTGGTCGCCAATGAATATTCCGCCAGTCGCGTAAAAGTGCTACACGCCAACATTGAACGCTGCGGAGTGCGAAATGCCGCGTTGAGCAACTTTGATGGTCGCGTGTTTGGCGGATGGCTACCAGAAAGCTTTGATGCCGTGCTGCTGGATGCGCCTTGCTCTGGTGAAGGTACAGTGCGTAAAGATGAAGATGCAATGAAGAACTGGTCACAAGCCTCGGTGGTAGAAATCGCAGCGACACAGCGCGATTTAATCGAGAGTGCCTTTCAAGCACTAAAACCCGGTGGCGTGATGGTTTACTCAACCTGCACCCTCAGCACAGAAGAAAATCAACAAGTTTGTCATCATCTGAAAAACACCTTTGGCGCCGCAGTCGAGTTTGAAAGCCTGAGCTCTCTTTTCGACGGTGCCGAGAAAGCACTGACCGAAGAAGGCTTTCTGCATGTCTTCCCACAGGTTTATGACAGTGAGGGTTTTTTCGTCGCCAGAATTCGTAAACATCATAGTGTCGAAGCGCCATCCGTGCATAAAAAGCTAGGCAAGTTTCCATTTACCAAGGCGAGCAAAAAAGAACACGCGACGATAGAAAAGGCGCTCAGCGACGATCTCGGCATCGCTCTTCCCTCAGATAGCACTATCTGGCTACGTGAGCGAGATGTTTGGTTGTTTCCTGATGCGCTTGAACCGATGCTGGGCGAACTACGCTTTTCTCGGATGGGGATAAAATTGGCCGAAACCCACAAACACGGCTTCCGCTGGCAACATCAAGTCGCTACCTCATTAGCGACAGGCAGTGAAAAATCAGTGTTCGATCTCAACACAGAGCAGGCACGAGAGTGGTTTATGGGGCGAGATATCTACCCTGAAAATCACAGTGGGAAAGGAGAAGTGATTGTTCGATATAGCGATGCGGTGATCGGCCTAGGTAAATGGGTTTCAAATCGAATTAAAAATGGCTTGCCGCGCGAACTGGTCCGCGATGGCAACTTATTCTGA